One window from the genome of Zonotrichia leucophrys gambelii isolate GWCS_2022_RI chromosome 29, RI_Zleu_2.0, whole genome shotgun sequence encodes:
- the SARNP gene encoding SAP domain-containing ribonucleoprotein isoform X1 — MAAEPVELHKLKLAELKQECLARGLEAKGNKQDLIHRLQAYLEEHAEEEPNEEDVLGEEIEEEEPKAPEPPAVVEEAPAKSPELIQEKKVVKINSEISQMERMQKRAERFNVPVSLESKKAARAARFGLATIPTKGLSGDSKPTINLEKLKERAQRFGLNVSSLSRKSEEDEKLKKRKERFGIVTGAGAAEDSEAKKRKRAERFGIV, encoded by the exons ATGGCGGCGGAGCCGGTGGAGCTGCACAAGCTGAAG ctggcagagctgaagcAGGAGTGCCTGGCGCGGGGCCTGGAGGCCAAGGGCAACAAGCAGGACCTGATCCACCGCCTGCAGGCCTACCTGGAGGAGCACG CCGAGGAGGAGCCCAACGAGGAGGAcgtgctgggagaggagatcgag GAGGAGGAGCCGAAGGCGCCGGAGCCGCCGGCCGTGGTTGAGGAGGCGCCGGCGAAATCTCCGGAATT gatccAGGAGAAGAAAGTGGTGAAAATCAACTCAGAAATCTCCCAGATGGAG agGATGCAGAAAAGGGCCGAGAGGTTCAACGTCCCCGTCAGCCTGGAGAGCAAAAAGGCAGCGAGGGCAGCGCG GTTTGGCTTGGCCACAATTCCCACAAAAG ggCTCTCAGGAGACTCCAAACCCACG ataAACCTGGAAAAGCTCAAGGAAAGGGCCCAGAGGTTCGGCCTCAACGtctcctccctctccaggaAG AGTGAGGAGGATGAGAAgctgaagaagaggaaggaaaggttCGGGATCGTCACCGGGGCCGGCGCCGCCGAGGACTCCGAG GCAAAGAAGCGGAAAAGGGCGGAAAGGTTCGGGATCGTCTGA
- the SARNP gene encoding SAP domain-containing ribonucleoprotein isoform X2 has product MAAEPVELHKLKLAELKQECLARGLEAKGNKQDLIHRLQAYLEEHAEEEPNEEDVLGEEIEEEEPKAPEPPAVVEEAPAKSPELIQEKKVVKINSEISQMERMQKRAERFNVPVSLESKKAARAARFGLATIPTKGLSGDSKPTSEEDEKLKKRKERFGIVTGAGAAEDSEAKKRKRAERFGIV; this is encoded by the exons ATGGCGGCGGAGCCGGTGGAGCTGCACAAGCTGAAG ctggcagagctgaagcAGGAGTGCCTGGCGCGGGGCCTGGAGGCCAAGGGCAACAAGCAGGACCTGATCCACCGCCTGCAGGCCTACCTGGAGGAGCACG CCGAGGAGGAGCCCAACGAGGAGGAcgtgctgggagaggagatcgag GAGGAGGAGCCGAAGGCGCCGGAGCCGCCGGCCGTGGTTGAGGAGGCGCCGGCGAAATCTCCGGAATT gatccAGGAGAAGAAAGTGGTGAAAATCAACTCAGAAATCTCCCAGATGGAG agGATGCAGAAAAGGGCCGAGAGGTTCAACGTCCCCGTCAGCCTGGAGAGCAAAAAGGCAGCGAGGGCAGCGCG GTTTGGCTTGGCCACAATTCCCACAAAAG ggCTCTCAGGAGACTCCAAACCCACG AGTGAGGAGGATGAGAAgctgaagaagaggaaggaaaggttCGGGATCGTCACCGGGGCCGGCGCCGCCGAGGACTCCGAG GCAAAGAAGCGGAAAAGGGCGGAAAGGTTCGGGATCGTCTGA
- the GDF11 gene encoding growth/differentiation factor 11, which translates to MAPLWWLLGSLVAAVAGGGSVEQPPAPEPACPVCLWRRQSKELRLESIKSQILSKLRLKEAPNITREVVKQLLPKAPPLQQLLDLHDFQGDSLQHDEYLEEDEYHATTETVISMAQETDPVVQIEGNPHCCFFNFSPKIMFTKVVKAQLWVYLRPVQHTSTVYLQILRLKPVTDEGSRHIRIRSLKIELNSRAGHWQSIDFKHVLQNWFKQPHNNWGIEINAFDPNGNDLAVTSLGPGAEGLHPFMELRVLENNKRSRRNLGLDCDEHSTESRCCRYPLTVDFEAFGWDWIIAPKRYKANYCSGQCEYMFMQKYPHTHLVQQANPRGSAGPCCTPTKMSPINMLYFNDKQQIIYGKIPGMVVDRCGCS; encoded by the exons ATGGCCCCgctgtggtggctgctgggCTCGCTGGTGGCCGCGGTGGCGGGGGGGGGGTCGGTGgagcagcccccggcccccgaGCCCGCCTGCCCCGTGTGCCTGTGGCGGCGGCAGAGCAAAGAGCTGCGCCTGGAGAGCATCAAGTCGCAGATCCTGAGCAAGCTGCGGCTGAAGGAAGCGCCCAACATCACCCGGGAGGtggtgaagcagctgctgcccaaggcCCCCccgctgcagcagctcctggaccTCCACGACTTCCAGGGGGACTCGCTGCAGCACGACGAGTACCTGGAGGAGGACGAGTACCACGCCACCACCGAGACCGTCATCAGCATGGCCCAGGAAA CCGACCCGGTGGTGCAGATCGAGGGCAACCCGCACTGCTGCTTCTTCAACTTCAGCCCCAAGATCATGTTCACCAAGGTGGTGAAGGCGCAGCTGTGGGTGTACCTGCGGCCGGTGCAGCACACCTCCACCGTGTACCTGCAGATCCTGCGCCTCAAGCCCGTCACGGACGAGGGCAGCCGCCACATCCGCATCCGCTCGCTCAAGATCGAGCTCAACTCGCGCGCCGGCCACTGGCAGAGCATCGACTTCAAGCACGTCCTGCAGAACTGGTTCAAGCAGCCCCACAACAACTGGGGCATCGAGATCAACGCCTTCGACCCCAACGGCAACGACCTGGCCGTCACCTCGCTGGGGCCCGGCGCCGAGGGGCTg cacccgTTCATGGAGCTGCGCGTCCTGGAGAACAACAAGCGCTCCCGGCGGAACCTGGGGCTGGACTGCGACGAGCACTCGACGGAGTCGCGCTGCTGCCGCTACCCGCTCACCGTGGACTTCGAGGCGTTCGGCTGGGACTGGATCATCGCCCCCAAGCGCTACAAGGCCAACTACTGCTCGGGCCAGTGCGAGTACATGTTCATGCAGAAGTACCCGCACACGCACCTGGTGCAGCAGGCCAACCCGCGCGGCTCGGCCGGGCCCTGCTGCACGCCCACCAAGATGTCCCCCATCAACATGCTCTACTTCAACGACAAGCAGCAGATCATCTACGGCAAGATCCCCGGCATGGTGGTGGATCGCTGCGGCTGCTCCTAG